A stretch of Larus michahellis chromosome Z, bLarMic1.1, whole genome shotgun sequence DNA encodes these proteins:
- the LOC141736150 gene encoding granzyme A-like has protein sequence MGAFLTLSTSAVVILLVICRGFCVDIIGGAEVAPHSRPFMALIQGKQENLICGGALIKANWVLTAAHCNVEGAKVILGAHSQKAREREKQFFQIAKRISYQYYCPYSRENDIMLLQLQRRAKINKAVNVIALPTSDDDLKPGTICSVAGWGQTHNRPKTLSDTLREVNVTVISRQICNDNKHYKNKPVITENMICAGAKNGGKDSCNGDSGGPLICKNMMRGITAFGKKNKCGTVDGPGIYTRLTKQHLHWIRKTIGGA, from the exons ATGGGAGCCTTCCTCACTTTGTCCACCTCTGCTGTTGTCATTCTCCTGGTAATTTGTAGAG gtttctgTGTGGATATCATTGGAGGAGCAGAAGTAGCACCACACTCGAGACCATTTATGGCCCTAAtccaaggaaaacaagaaaaccttATTTGCGGAGGAGCTTTGATCAAGGCAAACTGGGTGTTAACAGCTGCCCACTGTAACGT GGAAGGAGCCAAAGTTATTCTTGGAGCTCATtcacagaaagcaagagaaagagaaaaacagttttttcaGATTGCAAAACGAATTTCCTACCAGTACTACTGTCCCTATTCTAGGGAAAACGACATTATGCTGCTGCAG CTTCAGAGAAGAGCAAAAATTAATAAAGCTGTGAATGTCATTGCCCTGCCTACCTCAGATGATGATCTCAAACCAGGAACAATTTGCTCAGTAGCAGGATGGGGACAAACTCACAATCGACCGAAAACGCTTTCTGATACCCTGAGGGAGGTCAATGTCACTGTCATCAGTAGGCAAATCTGCAATGACAACAAACATTATAAAAACAAACCTGTTATAACAGAAAACATGATATGTGCAGGGGCTAAGAATGGAGGAAAGGACTCATGTAAT GGGGATTCTGGCGGACCTTTAATATGCAAAAATATGATGAGAGGCATCACTgcttttgggaagaaaaacaagtgtGGTACTGTTGATGGCCCTGGTATCTACACTCGACTCACAAAGCAACACCTTCACTGGATAAGGAAAACCATAGGGGGAGCCTAA